GCCTGGCGCGTCACGTTCATCGGCGCACGCTAGCGCCCGACTGGTTGTCAAACGGTTGACCGCAAATCCCGACGCGCTAAGTCAGCGTGACGCAACAGCCCAGGAGCGCCCATGAGCGGCCGCGACGCCATCCCGCCCAGTCCGAGCGACGCCGACTACGCCCGCGAGGCCGAGGCGGCCCCGGAGGACATTTTCACGCGCGAGGATCCGGTGGCGTTGTTTGGCGAGTGGCTGGAACAGGCGCGCAAGCGCGAGCCCAATGATCCCAACGCCATGGCGCTGGGCACGGCGGACGCCGACGGCCTGCCCGATGTGCGCATGGTGCTTTTGAAGGATGTGGATGCGCGCGGCTTCACCTTCTACACCAATACCCAAAGCGCCAAGGGCTTGCAGCTGGAGGCCAACAGCAAGGCGGCGCTGTGCTTCCACTGGAAATCCCTGCGCCGTCAGGTGCGGGTGCGCGGCGCGGTGGAGCGGGTCAGCGACGCCGAGGCCGACGCCTATTTCGCCAGCCGGGCGCGCGACAGCCGTATCGGCGCCTGGGCGAGCCAGCAGTCCCGCCCGCTGGAAAGCCGCTTTGCACTTGAGAAAGCCGTCGCTTCCCATGCGGCCAAATTCCATATCGGTGACATTCCCCGGCCGGAGTTCTGGACCGGCTACCGCGTGGTTCCGGTGCGCATCGAATTCTGGCGCGACCGCGCCTTCCGCCTGCATGACCGCATGGTGTTCGAGCGTGACCTGGAGGACACGCCCTGGCGTGTGACGCGGCTGTATCCGTGAATATCTGTATGAGCGCGCCGCCAGGGCGTATACTGCACACGCTGGATAAAGGGGGCGACCGCCATGATGACTATCCTGCGCACCATTCGGCATCTGATTGTGGGCCTGGCCGCGTTCGCCGCGATCGCAACGCCGCTCTGGTTCGTTGTTGCGGCGTTCGGCGGCAAGTTCGGCTTCTGGGCGCCCATTGACGGCTTCCGGCATGTGTTGGGGCTGGCGGGCTTCAACGCGCTGAACTGGCTGGGTCTGCCCGGCGCCATCGGCGGCGGGTTCATCCTGCCGGTGACCGCCGTGCTGGGCCTGCTGGCGCTGATCGTGGCCGTCGGCTTCCGCCTCATATTCGGGCGCGCCAATGCGCCGGGCGCCGGGGGGTATGTTGCGGGCGTTTTGGCGTTGATCGTCGGCGCTGCGCCTCTGGCGCTGGTGTCCAGCGCATCCGGTGACCGCGCGGCGATCCCGCCCATCCATGACATCACGACCGATTTCGAGACCCCGCCCCAGTTCACTGGCGCGTTGATCGAGCGCCGCGGCGCCAACGCCAATTCAGTGGACTATCATTCCAAGACCGACCCGCGCTCGCAGCGCCCGCTGCCGCAGGTCCAGGCCGAGGCCTATCCCGACATTGCGCCCCTGATCACCCCGGCCGAGCCGGCGCTGGCCTACCGGGCGGCCCACTCTGCGGCGCGTGATCTGGGCTGGCGCATCTCCACCGCGTCGGAGGGCGCGATGATGTTTGAAGCCCAGGACGTGACCTTCTGGTTCGGCTTCATCGACGATGTGGTGGTGCGCGTCACGCCGCTGGACGATGGCGGATCGCGTGTGGATGCGCGTTCGGTGTCGCGTGTGGGCATGTCCGATCTCGGCGCCAACGCGGCGCGCCTGCGCACTTTCTTCGCGGCGCTGGAAAGCAGTCTGGGCCAGGGCGCCGCCATGGCGCCTGCGCCGGAGCCCCAGTCTGAGCCTGAGCCTGAGCCCCAGCCCGAGCCTGCACCCGAATCCGGCGACGCTGGCTGA
The window above is part of the Hyphomonadaceae bacterium ML37 genome. Proteins encoded here:
- the pdxH gene encoding pyridoxamine 5'-phosphate oxidase produces the protein MSGRDAIPPSPSDADYAREAEAAPEDIFTREDPVALFGEWLEQARKREPNDPNAMALGTADADGLPDVRMVLLKDVDARGFTFYTNTQSAKGLQLEANSKAALCFHWKSLRRQVRVRGAVERVSDAEADAYFASRARDSRIGAWASQQSRPLESRFALEKAVASHAAKFHIGDIPRPEFWTGYRVVPVRIEFWRDRAFRLHDRMVFERDLEDTPWRVTRLYP
- a CDS encoding DUF1499 domain-containing protein, producing MMTILRTIRHLIVGLAAFAAIATPLWFVVAAFGGKFGFWAPIDGFRHVLGLAGFNALNWLGLPGAIGGGFILPVTAVLGLLALIVAVGFRLIFGRANAPGAGGYVAGVLALIVGAAPLALVSSASGDRAAIPPIHDITTDFETPPQFTGALIERRGANANSVDYHSKTDPRSQRPLPQVQAEAYPDIAPLITPAEPALAYRAAHSAARDLGWRISTASEGAMMFEAQDVTFWFGFIDDVVVRVTPLDDGGSRVDARSVSRVGMSDLGANAARLRTFFAALESSLGQGAAMAPAPEPQSEPEPEPQPEPAPESGDAG